One window of the Candidatus Kryptoniota bacterium genome contains the following:
- a CDS encoding ribulokinase yields the protein MSRYAIGLDFGTNSCRSLIVDIADGREVASHVFPYPSGKDGVIIDPNDPNLARQNPADYLLGIEVTVREALRSAQASEPAFNPTDVIGIGVDTTGSSPMPVDSTGQPLCLDRKFNKTLSAYVWLWKDHTSHAEAAQITEAASKMRPEYLGKIGGVYSSEWWWSKILHCKKVDEKVFDSAYSWVEICDWITASLTGEIRPDRLKRSVCAAGHKAMYNEAWKGLPDAGFLNSLSPGLGELRSRLYDSAYTSEKSAGKLSKDWAQRIGLSTSVTVCVGAFDAHMGAVGAGISTGTLVKIIGTSTCDIMVSPHSEKLADIPGVCGIVDGSVMDGYYGIEAGQSAVGDIFLWFVNNLTPDDYGTTQDEKFKNLNAAAEKLKPGESGLIALDWNNGNRTILVDVRLSGMLIGQTLQTRAHEIYRALIEATAFGALAIIDRIEEYGVKIKEVVNCGGLASRNPLLMQLYADITGRPMKISRSDQTPALGAAIFATVAAGKSAEGYESVAEAQRVMTGTNRTFHPRQENREIYGKLNALYRELHDAFGTRKWSGSVYHVMKDLLNIRDEARRAR from the coding sequence ATGAGTCGTTACGCCATAGGGCTGGATTTCGGGACCAACTCATGCCGGTCGTTGATAGTCGATATCGCCGACGGCCGTGAGGTTGCGTCCCATGTTTTTCCTTATCCGTCCGGTAAAGACGGCGTAATTATCGACCCGAACGATCCAAATCTCGCCAGGCAAAACCCGGCAGATTATCTGCTGGGAATTGAAGTAACTGTGAGAGAAGCACTTCGAAGCGCGCAGGCAAGCGAGCCTGCTTTCAATCCGACCGATGTCATCGGGATCGGAGTCGATACCACGGGAAGCAGCCCGATGCCCGTCGACTCGACCGGCCAGCCGCTTTGCCTTGATCGGAAATTCAATAAAACTCTTTCCGCCTACGTGTGGCTCTGGAAGGATCACACGAGTCACGCTGAGGCGGCTCAAATCACGGAAGCCGCCTCTAAGATGCGACCGGAATATCTTGGGAAGATTGGAGGAGTGTACTCGTCGGAATGGTGGTGGAGCAAGATCCTCCATTGCAAGAAAGTTGATGAGAAAGTTTTCGACTCTGCATACAGCTGGGTGGAAATTTGCGACTGGATTACAGCAAGTCTCACCGGAGAGATCCGGCCCGACAGGTTGAAGAGAAGCGTGTGCGCTGCAGGGCACAAGGCGATGTACAATGAGGCCTGGAAGGGTTTGCCTGACGCGGGATTTTTGAATTCACTCTCGCCGGGCCTCGGCGAGCTCCGTTCGAGACTTTATGACTCTGCGTACACTTCTGAAAAATCGGCGGGAAAACTTTCTAAAGATTGGGCCCAGCGGATCGGACTCTCGACGAGCGTAACAGTCTGCGTGGGCGCGTTCGATGCGCACATGGGTGCGGTTGGCGCCGGGATCTCGACTGGAACACTCGTGAAAATTATCGGGACAAGCACCTGCGATATCATGGTCTCACCTCATTCGGAAAAACTGGCGGACATTCCCGGCGTATGCGGCATAGTCGACGGTTCGGTCATGGACGGCTACTACGGAATTGAGGCAGGGCAGTCGGCAGTCGGCGACATCTTCCTTTGGTTCGTCAATAACTTGACTCCTGACGATTATGGTACGACGCAAGATGAAAAGTTCAAGAACCTGAATGCCGCTGCTGAAAAGTTGAAGCCGGGAGAAAGCGGATTGATCGCGCTTGACTGGAACAACGGTAATCGGACAATCCTGGTCGATGTCAGATTGAGCGGGATGCTGATCGGGCAGACTCTTCAGACTCGGGCGCATGAAATTTATCGTGCCCTTATTGAGGCGACTGCCTTCGGGGCGCTTGCGATCATAGACAGGATAGAGGAATACGGCGTGAAGATAAAAGAAGTGGTGAATTGCGGCGGCCTCGCGAGCAGGAACCCTCTACTCATGCAGCTATATGCCGACATAACCGGCAGGCCGATGAAGATTTCGAGAAGTGACCAGACTCCCGCGCTAGGAGCCGCAATCTTTGCGACAGTTGCAGCAGGTAAAAGTGCGGAAGGTTATGAGTCGGTTGCAGAGGCGCAGAGAGTCATGACTGGGACCAACAGGACATTTCATCCCCGTCAGGAGAACCGTGAGATTTATGGCAAACTTAATGCCCTTTATCGGGAGCTGCACGACGCCTTCGGTACTCGCAAATGGTCGGGAAGTGTTTATCACGTCATGAAAGATCTTCTTAATATCAGGGACGAGGCGAGGAGAGCAAGATAG